The sequence TTTTCTTATATCTTTTTCAAAATTATTTGTCAGAATTATCTTCTTGTGCTTCATCCCACATCTTTCTTATTTCTTCTATGCTCGTTTCCCTAACTTCCCCCCGCTGCGCAGCCTTTATTGCTTCAATAGTTTCTGCATTAGGAAGTTTGATTTCGAAGGGTATACGTTCTTCACAAATAGATTGATGCAAAAATAAGTTCAAGGCATCACTCATAGACAAGCCAAGTTTCTTAAACAATATTGTAGCTCGCTCTTTTACTTCAGGATCAACCCGTGTTCTAACAGTTTCTGTTCTCATTTTACTCTCCTTGTAGCTACATTGTGCCTACAATTTAGTATATAGAACTTCCCATCTTCCTTGTCAAGAGTTATAGTACGCTTAAAGATATTATGGTATATCATAATACACTTAAATATATAATAGCTGATAATGTATAGCATAAGGCCGGACATGGATAATCAAGAATTTATTGAACTCTTAGAAAGAGTAAAAGGTTTAGTACAACATACTCATAGCGTAGACATAGATATGTCGCTGATGGAATTCCATAGACTATGGACAGAAAATGTAGATAAGATTGGCCTTCCTAACAATATGAAGAAGGACCATAACACTTTCGCTTGCTTCTATTATCACTACATGTTCCTCCGCTCGCTAGAACAAGCTGCACACAAGCCTATTCCCCCTTCTCTATCAAAGCCACGCAGTAGAGATCATCTTACTCTTGTTAAGGGGTAAGCTATGCCCTGCCCAGTACCCTTAGACATATTACGGCTAAAGCATAAGGAAAAAAGGCCACGTGAATACCTTTATGAGCACGAGATTGATGCGTTAATAAAAGCAGCTGACGGTCCTAACAAACTTAGAGACCAAGCTTTAGTTTTACTTTCTTATAGGCATGGACTGCGAGCTGCTGAAGCCTCAAATATTAAATGGTCACAGATTGATTTTGAAACAAGGCGTATGCATGTAACGCGCCAAAAAGGGGGCATAGATTCTGTTCATCCGATACGCGATCAGGAAATACGTTTACTCAAGAAGCTATGGGAAAAACGCATCCAAGGTGCACCATATGTGTTTATGACCAATCGTGGAA is a genomic window of Candidatus Paracaedibacter acanthamoebae containing:
- a CDS encoding type II toxin-antitoxin system RelB/DinJ family antitoxin gives rise to the protein MRTETVRTRVDPEVKERATILFKKLGLSMSDALNLFLHQSICEERIPFEIKLPNAETIEAIKAAQRGEVRETSIEEIRKMWDEAQEDNSDK
- a CDS encoding tyrosine-type recombinase/integrase; this translates as MPCPVPLDILRLKHKEKRPREYLYEHEIDALIKAADGPNKLRDQALVLLSYRHGLRAAEASNIKWSQIDFETRRMHVTRQKGGIDSVHPIRDQEIRLLKKLWEKRIQGAPYVFMTNRGTKFNTAAFQKMIAMLGKKANLTIQSIHPHMLRHSTGYKLANEGIDTRTIQDYLGHSNINNTVIYTKLSSAKFEGLFLD